AAAAAGAAATCCCATTTCTTTTGAAGGAGTATTATTGAAAGTCAGTCCTCCGCTTGGGATTCTGTTAATGCCTTTTTCCTGTAGCGGATTTCCAAATTCATCCATTTCTACCAAGAAAAATTCAATAAAGCTATTCACCGAATTACTGCTTCTTGGTATTGCTGATTCCGGCTGAAATTCATTTGCAAAGGCCTTGTTTAATTTTTCAAGTTCGAAATCAACTGTTGCCCTGTTTATTTCATTTTCGAGATTATCCAAGACATGAAATATGATAGGAACCCGGACTTTTTGTAAGACCTGGTTTTGCCGTGAAATGATCTGTATGGTATTACTTTTCTTACCTGAGATTTCAGCGTGTACATTTACTGTCCCAGCTTTATTGATGGGGATATTTTTAAATGAATCCTGTTTTTGTCCGTCCACTACCAAGGTGGCCGGGATAGTCAGGACAGCGTTGTCCATCCCGATAACCTCATAGGTGAAATCCAGTTCCGAAGAGCCGGCCACAGCATAAACATTCCTAGTTCTTTCATCCAAAATGAGGTCTATGCTTTTGATATAAGTCATTGGGTCAAACACTTCCAAATCCACAGAATTACTAAAAACCTGACCGACTGCCGCCCTTAATTTAAACTTGCCATCAGGAAGTTGATTGATGTTGAAATCAGACAAATTCACTTCATTATATTCCAAGGTATAAATGCCGGGGTAAGATTTTAAGTCTATTAATTCAGAATTTTTCAACCTTGCATTGATGGCAATAAAATCAGTTAATAAACCCTGAGTTTCTGCCTTATTGATTTGGGAAATGTTATCTAAAGGTTTTAACTCTATTTCTTCTACAGCATCCTTTATGGTTAAAACCTCAAAGTCTAAAGCATTGCTGATGATATTATTTATACTAATTTGTATTGAAGCATCTTCACCAGTTTCAAAATCCCTTACCTGAAAACTATCTGAGCTTGCTCCATTCAATACATATTTAAAATCAAAAAAGCTTTGATTGACGACCAACTTTTCCCCGGTTAAAAGACTCACTTCAATCTTAAACAAATCATCAAAGCTTGGATCCTCCAATTCCGGTATCAGGACATTGGATACTCCTTTTAATTCCAGTTTGATGGCTGTAATGGCATTGATAATGGACAAAACCCGGATATTCAATGCATTGCTTTGGATTTTGGACTTGTTTGGGAATTCTGCCTGAAGGGTATAATTCGATTCTTGACTCAGGTCGATTTCTGTATTCTCCACCTCATTTCCATTGAGATACAATTTAGGCTTAAGAGTATTCTTTAAATTCACTTCTTCCTGTTTGGAAAAATACCTCAAGAGATATTTCACCTCATAGGTACCCTCTTTTTTTAGAAACAGGGTATCACCCGAAATCAGTTTTACCTCAGTGATACTGTCCATCAATAAGGAGCCTTCCTCAAAATTGTCCACCATGCAGGAATTGAACAAGAGAAAATAGGAGC
This window of the Aquiflexum balticum DSM 16537 genome carries:
- a CDS encoding M43 family zinc metalloprotease gives rise to the protein MKNRFLILLCSYFLLFNSCMVDNFEEGSLLMDSITEVKLISGDTLFLKKEGTYEVKYLLRYFSKQEEVNLKNTLKPKLYLNGNEVENTEIDLSQESNYTLQAEFPNKSKIQSNALNIRVLSIINAITAIKLELKGVSNVLIPELEDPSFDDLFKIEVSLLTGEKLVVNQSFFDFKYVLNGASSDSFQVRDFETGEDASIQISINNIISNALDFEVLTIKDAVEEIELKPLDNISQINKAETQGLLTDFIAINARLKNSELIDLKSYPGIYTLEYNEVNLSDFNINQLPDGKFKLRAAVGQVFSNSVDLEVFDPMTYIKSIDLILDERTRNVYAVAGSSELDFTYEVIGMDNAVLTIPATLVVDGQKQDSFKNIPINKAGTVNVHAEISGKKSNTIQIISRQNQVLQKVRVPIIFHVLDNLENEINRATVDFELEKLNKAFANEFQPESAIPRSSNSVNSFIEFFLVEMDEFGNPLQEKGINRIPSGGLTFNNTPSKEMGFLFKNIWDPRKFVNVFVGRMDRPAGYAYLPIIKDRDLDGIDKIDDWYELSFPYSTVIADFVMGLPSNTTLAHEIGHMLGLYHPFGDMFPSNQCIDGDFCPDTETHLVVPTGLSTVNILKNCENQTFYSANIMDYLVNDNSFTYDQRERMRTIAVYNPFFAKESNYLNARLKPFERGKLDPSIKPVACAHLNHFGRRFHSH